In Elusimicrobia bacterium HGW-Elusimicrobia-1, the following proteins share a genomic window:
- a CDS encoding tRNA (guanosine(37)-N1)-methyltransferase TrmD yields the protein MIFDILTLFPGYFEGFLADGVIARAVKRGNININIVNLRDFTRDRHRITDDRPFGGGPGMVMKAEPIYLALKKSLPARFRKTATAPRISDGCRVILMSPQGSRLDHACARRLACYKKVVLICGRYEGVDERIMDFVDEEISLGDFVLTGGEIPAMALADAVARLSGGVVKETASVENDSFFSGMLDCPHYTRPRVWRGREVPEAVLSGDHAQIEKWRGGMALAATRKKRPDLLKKR from the coding sequence ATGATCTTTGATATTCTTACTCTTTTTCCCGGCTATTTCGAGGGCTTTCTGGCCGACGGCGTAATAGCCAGAGCCGTAAAGCGCGGCAACATAAATATCAATATCGTCAATCTGAGAGATTTTACCCGCGATCGTCACCGTATTACCGACGATAGACCTTTCGGCGGCGGCCCCGGGATGGTGATGAAAGCCGAGCCGATTTATCTGGCTCTGAAAAAATCATTGCCCGCGCGTTTCAGAAAAACCGCCACGGCGCCCCGCATTTCCGACGGTTGTCGCGTAATATTGATGTCGCCCCAGGGGTCAAGATTAGATCACGCCTGCGCCCGCCGCCTGGCGTGTTATAAAAAAGTCGTTCTTATATGCGGGCGCTATGAAGGCGTCGACGAAAGAATAATGGATTTTGTCGACGAAGAAATTTCGCTGGGCGATTTTGTTTTGACCGGCGGAGAAATTCCGGCGATGGCCCTTGCCGACGCCGTTGCCCGTCTGTCGGGCGGAGTGGTCAAAGAAACCGCTTCCGTGGAAAACGACTCTTTTTTTTCGGGGATGCTCGACTGTCCTCATTATACAAGACCGCGCGTGTGGCGCGGCCGTGAAGTTCCGGAAGCCGTATTGAGCGGCGATCACGCGCAAATAGAAAAATGGCGCGGCGGAATGGCTCTTGCCGCCACCCGCAAAAAGCGTCCGGATTTATTAAAAAAACGATAA
- a CDS encoding YraN family protein, which yields MSDNSGTRAESGARGEAVAAGYLEGLGMRLAAKNFRTRHGEIDIVALDGDTLVFVEVKYRSSRGHGAPHEFVTRSKIERIKKAAWYFVERNKLFDAYMRFDVIGVSPEGIEHFKNAF from the coding sequence ATGTCCGACAACAGCGGCACGCGCGCGGAAAGTGGCGCGCGCGGCGAAGCCGTTGCTGCGGGTTATCTGGAAGGCCTCGGAATGCGTCTAGCCGCCAAAAACTTTCGTACCCGGCATGGCGAGATAGACATCGTCGCTCTCGACGGAGACACGCTTGTATTCGTCGAGGTGAAATATCGCTCGAGTCGCGGCCATGGCGCGCCTCACGAGTTTGTGACACGTTCTAAAATAGAGCGTATAAAAAAGGCCGCATGGTATTTTGTGGAGAGAAACAAACTTTTCGACGCTTATATGCGGTTCGACGTAATAGGCGTTTCGCCCGAAGGCATAGAGCATTTCAAAAACGCTTTTTAA
- a CDS encoding ATP-dependent protease (among the AAA+ ATPases, the YifB protease family belongs to the Helix 2 insert clade; unknown function) encodes MLSKILSCAVEGIDGYIVTVEVDLAPGFPVYATVGLPDAAVRESKERVTAALRNSGFNFPVRKITVNLAPASIKKEGAIFDLPIALGILAAEGAFAVASAPACLDDIAVIGELALDGRLRPVRGVLPMALALKKRGSRYFVVPTANAAEAALVEDIKIIGADSLRDAAEFLSGKKIIEPTLREAFSLPDSGAEHEADFCDVKGQGYAKRAVEVAVAGGHNMLMIGPPGSGKTMLARRMATILPLPSYDEAVEITKIHSVSGVLSKTGLIKRRPFRSPHHTVSDAALIGGGTVPRPGEVSLAHRGVLFLDELPEFDRNVLESLRGPLEDRRVTIARAKSTLSFPAAFMFVAAMNPCPCGNYGHPDKECVCTPYQIRKYLSKISGPLLDRIDIHVEVPAIKSSEMLSIRSDAAPSEMSAQIRQRVAAARDVQRKRNGAGAQTNAALSPRLVKKHCRMSPESERLLLAAVEKLGLSARGCDKVVKVARTIADLAASADIEPRHVAEAVSYRSLDKFIV; translated from the coding sequence TTGCTTTCAAAAATACTCTCCTGCGCCGTCGAAGGAATCGACGGCTACATCGTTACGGTCGAAGTCGATCTCGCGCCGGGCTTTCCGGTTTACGCCACTGTCGGGCTGCCCGACGCGGCCGTAAGAGAATCAAAAGAGCGCGTGACCGCCGCGCTCAGAAACTCCGGATTTAATTTCCCCGTCAGAAAAATCACCGTCAATCTTGCGCCGGCTTCCATAAAAAAAGAAGGAGCGATATTCGATTTGCCCATAGCGCTGGGCATTCTTGCGGCCGAAGGAGCTTTCGCCGTCGCGTCCGCGCCCGCCTGCCTCGACGACATCGCCGTGATAGGCGAACTCGCGCTCGACGGACGGCTCAGGCCCGTGCGGGGTGTATTGCCTATGGCGCTGGCCCTTAAAAAACGCGGCTCGCGTTATTTTGTCGTGCCGACGGCCAACGCCGCCGAGGCGGCTCTTGTCGAGGACATAAAGATAATAGGCGCCGATTCTCTGCGCGACGCCGCGGAGTTTCTGTCCGGAAAAAAAATCATTGAGCCGACGCTGCGCGAAGCGTTTTCATTGCCCGACAGCGGCGCCGAACATGAAGCCGATTTTTGCGACGTCAAGGGGCAGGGTTACGCCAAACGGGCCGTCGAAGTCGCCGTGGCGGGCGGACATAACATGCTTATGATTGGCCCGCCGGGCTCGGGCAAGACGATGCTCGCCCGTCGCATGGCGACCATACTTCCGCTGCCTTCCTACGACGAGGCGGTGGAGATTACTAAAATTCATTCGGTGTCGGGAGTGTTGTCGAAAACCGGCCTCATCAAGCGACGGCCCTTCCGCTCTCCTCATCATACAGTATCCGACGCGGCCCTTATCGGAGGCGGCACGGTGCCGCGGCCCGGCGAGGTCTCTCTGGCTCATCGCGGAGTGCTTTTTCTCGACGAGCTTCCCGAGTTCGACCGCAACGTGCTGGAATCTCTCAGAGGGCCCCTCGAAGACCGGCGCGTCACCATCGCCCGCGCGAAAAGCACCCTTAGTTTTCCGGCGGCTTTTATGTTTGTGGCGGCCATGAATCCGTGTCCATGCGGAAACTACGGACATCCGGACAAAGAGTGCGTCTGCACGCCGTATCAGATAAGAAAATATTTATCGAAAATTTCAGGGCCGCTATTGGACAGAATAGATATACACGTGGAGGTGCCGGCCATAAAATCATCCGAAATGCTTTCAATCCGCTCCGACGCGGCGCCGTCCGAAATGTCGGCTCAGATAAGGCAAAGGGTTGCCGCCGCCCGCGATGTTCAGCGCAAACGCAACGGCGCCGGCGCGCAGACCAATGCCGCGCTTTCCCCGCGCCTTGTCAAAAAACATTGCAGAATGTCGCCTGAATCCGAGCGTTTGCTTCTTGCCGCCGTCGAGAAACTCGGACTTTCCGCAAGGGGATGCGACAAGGTGGTAAAAGTCGCCCGAACCATCGCCGATCTGGCCGCCTCAGCGGACATTGAGCCGCGTCACGTTGCCGAGGCGGTTTCGTACAGATCTCTTGACAAATTCATAGTTTGA
- a CDS encoding ribonuclease HII: protein MLYAFDRALSRAEGVALVGVDEAGRGPLAGPVVAAAVALDNKRSIRGINDSKKLSPRRREELFCLISRRALAFCAASSSRAFVDREGILKATFAACRKAVRGLEKKLGRRAARLIVFDGNLEIPRLGRNQKTLIGGDGKSACVAAASIVAKVTRDRIMRRLDAKYPEYGFAAHKGYGTRAHIAAIKKLGACPLHRKSFIKNIV, encoded by the coding sequence ATGTTGTATGCTTTCGACCGCGCGCTTTCGCGCGCGGAGGGTGTCGCGCTTGTGGGGGTCGACGAGGCGGGGCGGGGGCCTCTGGCCGGTCCGGTTGTGGCCGCTGCCGTGGCGCTCGATAACAAACGTTCTATTCGGGGGATAAACGATTCCAAAAAACTTTCGCCGCGCCGCCGCGAGGAGCTTTTCTGCCTCATATCACGGCGCGCTTTGGCTTTTTGCGCGGCTTCATCTTCGCGCGCCTTCGTCGATAGAGAGGGTATTTTGAAGGCCACATTCGCGGCCTGCCGCAAAGCTGTCCGCGGTCTTGAAAAAAAACTGGGACGTCGCGCCGCTCGTCTGATTGTTTTCGACGGAAATCTCGAAATCCCCCGTCTCGGCCGGAATCAAAAAACTTTGATCGGCGGCGACGGAAAATCGGCTTGCGTGGCGGCCGCGTCGATCGTCGCCAAAGTCACCAGAGACAGAATAATGAGACGGCTCGACGCAAAATATCCGGAATATGGTTTTGCCGCGCACAAGGGCTACGGCACGCGGGCGCATATAGCGGCAATAAAAAAACTGGGCGCCTGCCCGCTGCACAGAAAGTCGTTCATCAAGAATATTGTTTAA
- a CDS encoding 50S ribosomal protein L19: protein MNMTTAAKAKPAAGTFSYGDQIKVHFKIKEGDSHRIQVFEGVVIRIKGSGVSRTFTVRKNSFGVGVERIFPMKSPLINKIELVKSGKVRRAKLYYLRDLAGKSARITEDKFAAAGAAEGAAAEEAPLSPVEPETAKSETPASADAEKK from the coding sequence ATGAATATGACAACTGCAGCCAAAGCAAAACCTGCCGCGGGAACTTTTTCCTACGGCGACCAGATTAAAGTTCATTTCAAAATTAAAGAGGGCGATAGCCACAGAATCCAGGTGTTTGAGGGCGTTGTCATAAGGATAAAGGGCTCGGGCGTTTCCCGCACTTTCACCGTCAGAAAAAATTCTTTCGGCGTCGGCGTGGAGAGGATTTTCCCGATGAAATCCCCGCTTATCAATAAAATCGAACTCGTAAAATCAGGCAAAGTTCGCCGGGCTAAACTGTATTATCTTCGCGACTTGGCCGGAAAATCGGCCAGAATTACCGAGGATAAATTTGCAGCCGCGGGAGCGGCCGAAGGCGCGGCGGCAGAGGAAGCGCCGCTATCTCCCGTCGAGCCGGAAACCGCGAAATCCGAGACGCCCGCCTCCGCCGACGCGGAGAAAAAATAA